Genomic segment of Paenibacillus sp. FSL R5-0912:
GTCACATATTATTTAGGTTGTCCGTTTCTTATGCTGTATGCATTCCCTCCTCTTCCATAATTGCGAATTGAGCCAGCTGAAGCGTTAGACATTGACGCAGAGGAATGAAGTCTTTAAAATTTAAAATAAAACTGAACAGGTGAAGGAGTAGTGCCATGGAGCCGCTGACCGATCCTTTTGGACGGATACATGATTACATCCGCATTTCGGTTACAGACCGCTGCAACCTGCGCTGTATTTATTGTATGCCTGCGGAAGGAATGCAATTCCAGCCGCAGGACGAGATTATGAGTTATGAGGAAATTACCGCTGTAGTGGAAGCAATTGCGCCGCTGGGCCTGCGGAAGGTCCGGCTGACCGGCGGAGAACCGCTGGTCCGTAGGGATCTGGAGAAGCTGGTATCCATGATCTCCGCTATACCCGGTATTGAAGATATATCGTTGACTACGAATGGTCTGATGCTTCCCGCCAAAGCCGCTGCCCTGAAGCAGGCAGGCTTGTCACGGGTGAACATCAGCCTGGACTCCCTCCGCCAGGACCGGTTCTCCATGATCACCCGCGGCGGCGATGTCGCCAAAGTGCTGAAGGGGATTGAAGCCGCCGAAGCGGCCGGCCTGTCACCGATCAAGCTGAATGTTGTGCTGATGAAAGGCATTAATGATGATGAGATCAAGGATTTCATCGCCCTGACGCTGAACAGCCCGCTGAATGTACGGTTCATCGAATATATGCCAATTGGCAGTGCAAGCGATGCCTGGCGGCAGACCTATCTCCCGCTCGAAACGGTAGTAGAAGCCTGCAATGAAGCAGGCTGGACTACCGAGGAGGCCGATATGCCTTCCGGAAATGGCCCCTCCCAGAACCGGCGTGTCACCGGGGCGAAAGGAACCTTCGGACTGATTCATCCGGTAAGCGAGCACTTCTGCGATAACTGCAACCGGCTGCGCCTCACGGCCGACGGCAACATCAAAGCCTGCCTTTACTGGGAGGATGAATATAATGTGCGGCCACTGATAAGTGATCCTGCTGCGGTGCAGGCTCTTGTCCGCCAGGCGCTCGGCAACAAGCCGCATAATCACGAAATGGCGCTGGCCCTAGAGCGTAAAGCGCAGAGCCATACGCCTACCGCACGCCGCATGTCACAGATCGGCGGCTAACCGCAGGCGGCATTACCGGTTGAACAAATAAACGGCTGAGATTCCCTGGAGGGGCTCTCAGCCGTTTTGCATGAATATACAAAGGGAATGCCATTCCTGAATCCTCAGCCGAGTTTAGTGATATCCGAAATCGATATCTCAAAATCCACGGATATAGTTCCCCGGATCACATTACGTTCACAGTCTATTTTGGCGGACAGGTCCACGCCCTGCATGATTACGTCACCGCCTTTATAACGTCTGCGGGCCAGATAATAGTTCGCCAGCTCGCGGCGGAACTGGGCATGGCTGTCTTTCAGCATCAATATATTGCGTTCACCAAAGACGCTGGAATAATTGCGGTAAGGGATATAATTGGCGAATCTGTGCAGGATATGATCCACATCCCAATTATAACGGTTGGCCGATTCAATAATTTTGAATAGTGCCGTAAAGATCTCATTTTCCCGGGTAGAAATGTATTCCACGTACTCATCCAGCACTTCGATTTGTCCGTCCATCAAGCGGTAGAGATAGGTATTAGCCGTTCCCCATTCCTGGTATTGGGCGATTATCCGCCTTGCTTCCTCAGTGTCTTCCCGTATCCAGCTT
This window contains:
- the moaA gene encoding GTP 3',8-cyclase MoaA is translated as MEPLTDPFGRIHDYIRISVTDRCNLRCIYCMPAEGMQFQPQDEIMSYEEITAVVEAIAPLGLRKVRLTGGEPLVRRDLEKLVSMISAIPGIEDISLTTNGLMLPAKAAALKQAGLSRVNISLDSLRQDRFSMITRGGDVAKVLKGIEAAEAAGLSPIKLNVVLMKGINDDEIKDFIALTLNSPLNVRFIEYMPIGSASDAWRQTYLPLETVVEACNEAGWTTEEADMPSGNGPSQNRRVTGAKGTFGLIHPVSEHFCDNCNRLRLTADGNIKACLYWEDEYNVRPLISDPAAVQALVRQALGNKPHNHEMALALERKAQSHTPTARRMSQIGG